One Methanobacterium sp. genomic region harbors:
- a CDS encoding flippase: MEESESNLQETPNQSSNGSSKILRGSFLMMVSYLFFRVGGYLYRFILSRMLGPEGYGLVGLTTPFQGIFQVLSAGGFPPAISKFVAQHNAVDEKDMARQVILTSLKFMMVAGTLFGILIFFSASWIANFYFQKPAMVYPLQAVALITPFSVIVGALRGAFQGVYKMELVVASRAVEQVFMIGMAVTFVSIGFYAAGAVLGTAFGFIASSIVSLILLKKYVWVLFPKPVNKISFKDELVLLKTLLVFSIPVAITALSEMAIYDVGPLVIGRYLPAQDAGYYTTADPIARLPLIISLSVAAVILPAASEAASLKDKVLLENYITQSYRYVVLLVLPLCVGIAIFAQPLLSLLFGSNYIFGAPALSILVVGMTFYTLFMVSSSIIQGMGHPRLPMIILIIGTVMNIILNFLMVPMYGIIGAAVATTIVAFSIMVVILWKTCHITEVKLPHLDFAKIGFATIIMGIPLLLLPKTDIGLLAGIIIAPIVYTIVFALIGGFTKRDIRVVRRYSKKFGPLSGAVEKVVKFIDRFVK; the protein is encoded by the coding sequence ATGGAAGAATCAGAATCAAATTTACAGGAAACACCAAATCAAAGCTCAAATGGAAGTTCAAAGATACTCAGAGGAAGCTTTTTGATGATGGTCAGCTACCTGTTCTTTAGAGTAGGCGGTTATCTTTATAGATTTATATTAAGCAGAATGCTTGGACCTGAGGGATATGGATTAGTGGGCCTTACAACACCGTTTCAAGGCATATTCCAGGTACTATCTGCAGGAGGTTTTCCTCCAGCAATTTCTAAATTTGTGGCACAACATAATGCTGTCGATGAAAAGGACATGGCAAGACAGGTTATTTTAACTTCCCTCAAATTTATGATGGTGGCAGGGACTCTTTTTGGTATTCTCATATTCTTTTCCGCAAGCTGGATAGCAAATTTCTATTTCCAGAAACCAGCCATGGTTTATCCACTTCAAGCCGTTGCACTTATAACTCCATTTAGTGTCATAGTTGGAGCTTTAAGGGGTGCATTCCAGGGTGTTTATAAGATGGAGCTTGTTGTAGCCAGTCGTGCGGTAGAACAGGTATTTATGATAGGTATGGCTGTTACATTTGTTTCCATTGGTTTTTATGCAGCAGGAGCAGTTCTTGGAACCGCTTTTGGGTTCATAGCTTCTTCCATAGTTTCCCTTATACTCCTTAAGAAATATGTATGGGTACTCTTCCCAAAACCCGTCAATAAAATTAGTTTTAAGGATGAATTAGTGCTTTTGAAAACACTTTTAGTCTTTTCAATACCTGTAGCTATAACTGCACTTTCAGAAATGGCCATATATGATGTAGGGCCTCTTGTTATAGGTAGATATTTACCTGCACAGGATGCAGGGTATTATACAACTGCAGATCCTATTGCAAGGCTTCCCCTCATAATTTCTCTTTCAGTGGCAGCTGTGATACTCCCTGCAGCTTCTGAAGCTGCGAGTTTAAAGGACAAAGTGCTTCTTGAAAATTATATAACTCAATCATATCGTTATGTGGTACTGTTAGTGCTTCCACTTTGTGTTGGAATTGCAATATTCGCACAACCTCTTCTCAGCCTGCTATTTGGATCCAATTATATTTTTGGAGCCCCTGCACTAAGCATACTGGTTGTTGGAATGACATTTTACACCCTTTTCATGGTATCATCAAGTATAATACAGGGAATGGGACACCCAAGGCTTCCTATGATTATCCTAATTATAGGAACCGTGATGAATATCATATTGAATTTCCTTATGGTTCCAATGTATGGAATTATAGGAGCAGCTGTTGCAACCACCATAGTTGCATTTTCAATAATGGTTGTAATACTATGGAAAACTTGCCATATAACAGAAGTAAAACTACCACATCTTGATTTTGCTAAAATTGGATTTGCAACCATTATTATGGGAATTCCACTATTATTATTGCCTAAAACAGATATAGGACTTTTGGCAGGAATCATAATTGCACCTATTGTATACACAATTGTTTTTGCATTAATAGGCGGATTTACAAAAAGGGACATACGAGTAGTTAGAAGATACAGCAAGAAATTCGGCCCGCTCTCTGGTGCAGTTGAAAAGGTAGTTAAATTTATAGATAGGTTTGTAAAATAA